One Mycolicibacterium pulveris genomic region harbors:
- a CDS encoding MlaD family protein, which yields MKSSIVRFVAAVVTAAVLSSCAALDVNSMPAPGNSYRDGYDIVMQFENVLNLPARAKVTLDGRVVGVVSGVSASGQLVNVTARIDPAVQVPADIHAVLQQATVLGDIYVALERPQDGGPPAAALIPGATLPLAQTTSPPQLEDTIARLADFVGSGSIQRIQNTIIGLNRVVPPSDDLRRLVAQFAADISDLADNVDTVDTLLDSVSATSHVLSYRMPSVQYWFSEEGMRGFDRGMQNAGLIGKTLPSVGSIYSGGFWLVPLLDSLGNALEAIRDAKWAFEEEVPQWRKLFTDFYLPQEKYPALNITSIQGPDGRELSENVADVLRILGGIP from the coding sequence GTGAAGTCATCGATTGTTCGATTCGTCGCCGCGGTGGTTACCGCCGCGGTACTGTCCTCGTGCGCGGCGCTGGACGTGAACTCGATGCCCGCGCCGGGTAACTCGTACCGTGACGGTTACGACATCGTCATGCAGTTCGAAAACGTCCTCAATCTGCCGGCCCGCGCCAAGGTCACCCTGGACGGCAGAGTTGTCGGTGTCGTGTCCGGGGTTTCGGCATCCGGGCAACTGGTGAACGTCACTGCGCGTATCGATCCCGCCGTGCAGGTGCCCGCAGATATCCACGCGGTCCTACAGCAGGCCACGGTACTCGGGGACATCTACGTCGCACTCGAACGGCCACAGGACGGCGGGCCGCCCGCAGCGGCGCTGATACCGGGCGCGACGCTGCCGCTGGCTCAGACAACCTCACCGCCACAACTGGAAGACACCATTGCCCGACTCGCCGACTTCGTCGGAAGCGGTTCCATCCAGCGAATTCAGAACACCATCATCGGCCTCAACCGGGTTGTGCCACCGAGCGACGATCTTCGTCGGTTGGTGGCACAGTTCGCCGCTGACATCAGCGATCTTGCGGACAATGTCGACACCGTCGACACCCTGCTGGACAGCGTCTCGGCCACTTCGCACGTGCTCAGCTATCGAATGCCGTCCGTACAGTACTGGTTCTCCGAGGAAGGCATGCGTGGCTTCGACCGCGGTATGCAGAACGCCGGATTGATCGGAAAGACGCTGCCGAGCGTGGGAAGCATCTATTCCGGAGGATTCTGGCTCGTGCCGTTGTTGGATTCGCTCGGCAACGCCCTCGAGGCGATCCGAGATGCGAAGTGGGCGTTCGAGGAGGAAGTGCCGCAGTGGCGAAAGTTGTTCACCGATTTCTATCTGCCACAAGAGAAATACCCTGCCCTCAACATAACTTCGATCCAGGGGCCTGACGGCAGGGAGCTGTCGGAGAACGTAGCGGATGTGCTGCGAATCCTCGGAGGAATCCCGTGA
- a CDS encoding MlaD family protein has product MRTRALLSFAVLAAIIAFALNYFGSLGVHFRAPAERVGLSLNVPDINGLVVGSSVLLRGVPIGSITNITTDVDYATVHFYIDDRFKIPVDSELRLESLSALGEAYLAIAPRSDAGPFLKDGQHIPAEEVTSRPSVSELVDSVVRVLSQLDPTALERIINEADEAMPNPVETLPNLERASMLLRNTATHLDGKGEVLLGNFQTLLRNAEFVGPILADLAPSIRQMGVDVAGLWRSVNELVRRGSPTTLHNFANYLLRIERFLDHRSGDIKVLTQSMLPYLNDIAGALMNLDTGQLLDNVLKSVPEDGVVTLRVSVPDR; this is encoded by the coding sequence GTGAGGACCAGGGCGTTACTCTCGTTCGCGGTGCTGGCCGCCATCATCGCGTTCGCTCTCAACTACTTCGGTTCGCTCGGGGTTCACTTCCGAGCCCCTGCAGAACGGGTGGGCCTGTCGTTGAATGTTCCCGATATCAACGGTCTGGTCGTCGGGTCAAGCGTTCTGTTGCGGGGCGTTCCCATCGGGTCGATCACCAACATAACCACAGACGTGGACTATGCGACCGTTCACTTCTACATCGACGACCGCTTCAAAATACCCGTCGACAGCGAGCTGCGGCTGGAAAGCCTTTCTGCACTCGGCGAGGCGTATCTGGCGATTGCCCCGCGCTCCGATGCGGGGCCATTCCTCAAGGATGGGCAACATATTCCCGCGGAGGAAGTGACATCGCGCCCATCGGTTTCGGAACTGGTTGACAGCGTCGTGCGAGTGCTGAGCCAGCTTGATCCCACGGCGCTCGAGCGGATCATCAACGAAGCGGACGAAGCCATGCCCAATCCCGTCGAAACGCTGCCGAATCTCGAGCGAGCCAGCATGCTCCTCAGAAATACCGCCACCCACCTGGATGGCAAGGGCGAAGTACTCCTCGGCAACTTTCAAACCCTGCTACGAAACGCTGAGTTCGTCGGACCGATCCTGGCCGACCTCGCCCCAAGCATCCGCCAAATGGGTGTCGACGTCGCCGGTTTGTGGCGATCGGTCAACGAGCTGGTGCGGCGTGGATCGCCGACCACGCTGCACAACTTCGCCAACTACCTCCTGCGCATCGAGCGATTCCTGGACCACCGAAGCGGTGACATCAAGGTGCTCACTCAATCGATGCTGCCGTACCTCAACGATATCGCCGGCGCGTTGATGAACCTCGACACGGGCCAGCTACTGGACAACGTGCTGAAGTCAGTTCCAGAGGA